A portion of the Faecalibacterium sp. I3-3-89 genome contains these proteins:
- a CDS encoding methionine gamma-lyase family protein: MLNQFFDYKPEVLALDEKALALCQPYFKQMEDIRDYNQLKMLKAFADTQMSSTDMLGTTGYGLWDSGRAKLEQIFAEVMGAEDALVRSQFQSGTHTLAVALFGLLRAGDTLLAATGRPYDTLEGVIGLDGKGKGTGTLMDYGIRYDEAPLKADFTPDYELIAQKAPGAKVCHIQRSRGYLQRNAFDLDTIRRVADTARAANPDIIVFVDNCYGEFTQKEEPCQAGADLVVGSLIKNPGGGIAPTGGYIAGRKDLVELCAYRLNAPGLGKELGCTLETPRDMYLGFYYAPGVVCEAIKTAIYAQCLLELVGKKPIPRYCEAHNDIVTCFDAGTADALIGFCRGVQAASPVDSYAAPEPSPEPGYTDEVIMASGSFTQGSTIELSCDGPLREPYTCYLQGGLNFAASRAGVLLAVQNAYFKD; encoded by the coding sequence ATGTTAAATCAATTTTTCGATTACAAACCCGAAGTTCTGGCGCTGGACGAAAAGGCCCTTGCGCTTTGCCAGCCCTACTTCAAGCAGATGGAGGACATCCGCGATTACAACCAGCTCAAGATGCTGAAAGCCTTTGCGGACACCCAGATGTCCTCCACCGATATGCTGGGCACCACCGGCTACGGCCTGTGGGACAGCGGCCGCGCCAAGCTCGAACAGATCTTTGCCGAGGTGATGGGCGCGGAGGATGCGCTGGTGCGCAGCCAGTTTCAGAGCGGCACCCACACGCTGGCGGTGGCCCTCTTCGGCCTGCTGCGGGCGGGCGATACCCTGCTGGCCGCCACGGGCCGTCCCTACGACACGCTGGAAGGCGTCATCGGTCTGGACGGCAAGGGCAAGGGCACCGGCACCCTGATGGACTACGGCATCCGGTACGACGAAGCGCCGCTGAAGGCGGACTTCACCCCGGACTATGAGCTGATCGCCCAGAAGGCCCCGGGCGCGAAGGTGTGCCACATCCAGCGCAGCCGCGGCTATCTGCAGCGCAACGCCTTCGACCTCGACACCATCCGCAGGGTCGCCGACACCGCCCGCGCCGCAAACCCCGACATCATCGTTTTTGTGGACAACTGCTACGGTGAGTTCACCCAGAAAGAGGAACCCTGTCAGGCCGGTGCCGACCTCGTGGTGGGCAGCCTCATCAAGAACCCCGGCGGCGGCATCGCCCCCACCGGCGGCTACATCGCAGGCCGGAAAGACCTCGTGGAGCTGTGCGCCTACCGTCTGAACGCCCCCGGCCTCGGCAAAGAGCTGGGCTGCACCCTCGAGACGCCCCGCGATATGTATCTGGGCTTCTACTACGCCCCCGGCGTGGTCTGCGAGGCCATCAAGACGGCCATCTATGCCCAGTGTCTGCTGGAGCTGGTGGGCAAAAAGCCCATCCCCCGCTACTGCGAGGCCCACAACGACATCGTCACCTGCTTTGACGCCGGTACGGCAGACGCCCTCATCGGCTTCTGCCGGGGCGTGCAGGCCGCAAGCCCCGTGGACAGCTATGCCGCTCCGGAACCCTCTCCCGAGCCGGGCTACACCGACGAGGTCATCATGGCCAGCGGCAGCTTCACGCAGGGCAGCACCATCGAGCTTTCCTGCGACGGCCCCCTGCGTGAGCCGTACACCTGCTATCTGCAGGGCGGCCTGAACTTCGCCGCCAGCCGCGCAGGCGTCCTGCTGGCGGTGCAGAATGCGTATTTCAAGGATTGA